Part of the Acidimicrobiales bacterium genome, CTGCTGCCGCTGCACGGCGTCGCCCGCAAGGTGCACACCGAGGGCCTGCGCTGGCGCCTCCACGGCGACGACCTGGCGCACGGGTCCACCCGGGGCGTGAGCAACGAGATGACGGGCACCGACGCCTGGGTGCTCGTCGGTGAGGGCGTGGCGCTCGCGATCCAGCCACGGTGACCCGTGCGTAGACCATCTGGCGGGTAGGCCGCGGACGAGTAGGCCATCTGGCTCAGGTGGCGCACGGAGCTGCCGATAGCGACAACGATGTCCCGCCACGCCACGCGTGCGCTCCTCGTCGTCGTCTGTGCATCCGTCCTGCTCGCGCCGCCGGCGATGGCGGAGCGCCGTCCCCACACCGCCACGCGCGTCGACGACCCGGCCGGCGACACCACCACCTCCACGACGGCACCGCCGCCGCCCTCGTCGACCACGTCGACGACCGCCCCGTCCGGCACCAGCACGAGCACGACGTCGACCACCGTGTCGCCGACCGACCCGGGCGCCGGCGGCGACGTGACCGGCGGGGTGGTCCCCGACGTCGACGTCTCGGTGCCACCGCCCGGCGACCTCGACGGCACCCACGTGCCCAGCGTCGCCATCGTCGGCGACCTCTCGTCCGCCCGTGCCCTGCTCGACGAGGCCGTCGCCCGCGCCGACGCCGCCCGGCAGCGGGTCGACGACCTGCACCGCCGACTCGACGACGTCGACGCCCGGATCGTGGCGCTCACCGACGAGGAACGCCAGGCGGTGAAGCGGGTGGAGGAGTCCCAGAACGTCCTGGCCGAGCGGGCCGTCGACGCCTACATCCGGGGCAACTACGGCGATCTCGCCGCCACCCTCACCGCCGAGGACCCCAACGAGGCGAGCAGGAACGAAGCGATGATGGAGAGCGTCCTCGACGCCGACCACGACGCGGTGGGGGACTACCGCTCCGCCCGGCGCGAAGTCTCCGGTGAGCTCGTCGAGCTCGGGGAGCAGCGGGTCGAGGTGGCCGGTGACCTCGTGCAGGCCAAGGACTGGGACAAGGCCATGCGGGCAGAGGTGCGAGACGCCCGCGTGCAGCTCCTGGCCTTCGAGGCGGGCAGCGAGATCTTCGTCACCGGCATGCACTTCCCGGTGGACGATCCGCACGACTACATCGACTCGTGGCTCTCGCCGCGATCGGGCGGACGCCAGCACCAGGGCATCGACATCTTCGCCACGGCGGGCACCAATCTGTTCGCGGTCGAGCGGGGCGTGATCACCAACATGGGGAGCAACTCGCTCGGGGGCATCAAGCTCTGGCTCTACGGCGAGAGCGGCACGACCTACTACTACGCCCACCTGTTGCGCTTCGCGCCGGGCATCACCGAGGGCATGGTGGTCGAGGCCGGCGACGTGGTCGGCTTCGTCGGGAACACCGGCAACGCCGCCACGACCCCGTCGCACCTGCACTTCGAGATCCACCCGAACAACGGGCCCGCGGTCAACCCCACGCCGCTCCTCCGCGTCGTCGACGCCCTCGACGACGCCAGCGTCGCGTCGGTGGCCCGGCGCTGAGCTGCGCCACCGCCGGCACACGTCGCGCGACGCGTTGGCGGTCGGATCGGGTGGAATGAGGGCCATGGGCATGGATGTGACCGAGACGCTCGAGGTGGCGTGCGCCCCCGAGGCGCTGTTCGCCTGGGTCGAGACGTTGGACCGCTACCCCGAGTGGCTCGACATCGTCACCCGTGCCGAGCCGGCCGAGGCGGTCGAGGGTGACCCGGGGCCGGCCTGGTCGATCGACCTGAAAGGGCGCCTCGGGCCGTTGTCGCGGGCCAAGCGCCTGCGCATGGTCCGCACCCGGCACACCGCACCGACGCGAGCGGTCTTCGAGCGTCGCGAGCTCGACGGGCGGGCCCACTCGCCCTGGGTGCTCGACGCCACCGTCGAGGCCACGTCCGGCGGCGCCCGCCTCACGATGCTCCTGCACTACGGCGGCGGGCTGTGGGGACCGGTGCTCGAGCGCATGCTGCGCGACGAGGTCGAGCACAGCCGCCCCCGCCTGGCCGCCGCCGTCGAGAGCTGACCGCCGGCCACCCGACGGGTGTGGGGCGTCAGGGGGCGCGTCGGGCCAGGCGGGTGAGGGAGGCGGCGAGGGCGTAGATCACCCCGGCGTAGACGAGGACGAACTTCACGTAGGCGCACGCCGCCGCCACCTGGGGCGCCGGGGACTCGACCGGGCCCCGGATCATGTCGAGGAGGGCCACGTTCTCGACGGCGTCGAGGGCGCCGCCGACCCAGGCGGCCCACGCCAGCGCCCCACCCAGGGCGACGAGCCACGCGTGGCGGAACACGCGGCGTCCCCAGATGCACGCCAGGGCGATGGTGGACGAGTACGCCACGAGGAAGAGGTAGTCGAGGCCCGTCCCGAAGGCGGCGTGGATCACGTCGCGGTCGTCCCACGGCGCCATGACCTCGCGCGCCGCCTCCACGCTGCCCGCCACCTCGAGGCCGACGATGCCGTCCCCGCCCGGGTCGAGGAGGAGCAGTGCGGCGCCCACGACGACCGTGAGGCCGAGGAGGGGGAGGAACCACACCCGCAGCCGTCCGGGGGCGATCTCGTCGAACGGGTGGTGGAACCTCATCGGGCCCCAGCCTCGTCGTCGATCGCCTGTGCCGTCCACCGCCGGCCGCGCCGTTCGACGGCGAGGGGCAGCCCGAAGCACGCCGACAGCGCGTCGTCGGTCAGGACCTCGTCGGCGTGCCCCGCCGCCTGCACCTCGCCGTCGCGCAACAGCAGGACGTGGTCGAACGCCGGGGGGATCTCCTCGACGTGGTGGGTGACCAGCACCACGGGCGGGGTGGTGGGATCGCCGGCGAGGTGGCCGAGGCGACGGACGAGGTCCTCGCGGCCACCGAGGTCGAGGCCGGCCGTCGGCTCGTCCAGGAGGAGGAGGCCGGGGTCCCCCATGAGGGTCCGGGCGAGTTGCACCCGCTGGCGCTCACCGGAGGACAACGTGCCGAAGCGCTGCCCGGCGAGGGCCGCGCAGCCCAGCCGGTCGAGCAGGCCCAGGGCCCGCTCCCGATCGGCGTCGTCGTAGGTGTGCCACCACGGTTCCAGGGCGGCGTGCTTGGCCGTCATCACCACGTCGGTGGCGGTGAGGCCGGGGCGCAGGAGGTCGGCCATGGCGGCGCTTGCCACCCCGATGCGGGTGCGCAGGCGTCGCACGTCGGTGCGACCGAGTCGCTCGCCCAGCACCTCGACCACCCCCTCGGTGGGGTGGAGGTACAGCGAGGCGATCCGCAGGAGCGACGTCTTTCCCGACCCGTTGCGGCCGAGCACCACCCAGCGCTCGCCGGGCGCGACCGACCACGTGACGTCTCGCAGCACCCTCCGCCCGTCGATGGCGAGGCCGACCCCCTCGAGGTGCAGGGCCGGGCCGGTCGCCGGGCTCGGACGTGGGCCACCCATCCGAGGGGACGCTACCGGCCGCCGAGTACCGTGATCGGGACCCTTCGACGCCCTCGGACGCACCCTGCTCACCACCGCGCTCGGCCTGCTGGCCGTCCTGCTCCTGATCCTCGCAACGGCGTTCTTCGTCGCGGCCGAGTTCGCTCTCGTGGCCGTCGACCGGAGCCGGGTCGAGCACCTCGCCGGTGAGGGGTCGCGCCGGGCGAAGATCACCCTCAGCGTCCTGCGCCGCCTGTCGTTCCACCTCTCCGGAGCGCAGCTCGGCATCACCATCGTGTCCCTCGTGCTCGGCTTCGTGGCCGAGCCGACCATCGCGGCCCTCATCGAGCCGGCCCTCGAGCCGCTGGTGGGCGCCAGCTCCCGAGGTGTCTCGGTGGCCATCGCCCTCGCCCTGGCCACCGTCTTCCAGATGGTGGTGGGCGAGCTCATCCCCAAGAACGTGGTCATCGCCCGACCCACCCGTTCGGCGCTGCGGCTGGCGGCGCCCTTCCGGGCCTATGCCGTGGTGTTCGGGCCGGTGATCTCGGTGTCGGAGCGCGCCGCGAACTGGGCGGTGCGCAAGCTGGGCGTCGAGCCGCAGGAGGAGCTCTCCGCGGTGCGCTCGTTGCCCGAGCTCGAGCTGCTCTTCCGGACCTCGGCCGCGCAGGGGAGCCTCGAGCCGCGTGCCGCCGACCTGCTCACCCGGTCGATCCGCTTCGGGGAGAAGACCGCCGACGACGCCCTCACCCCACGGACGGCCCTCCAGGCCCTGGAGTCCGAGGCCACCCTCGCCGAGCTCACCGAGCGGAGCCTCGAGACCGGGTTCTCCCGGTTCCTCGTCTTCGGCACCGACCTCGACGACGTGCGCGGCGTGGTGCACGTCAAGTCGGTGTACGAGATCCCCCCGCAGGAGCGGGCCACGACGCCCGTGGCGGCGGTCATGAGTGAGGCCTTCGTGGTCCCCGAGAGTCGACCGCTGAGCTCGCTCCTCGGCGAGCTGCGCGAGGTGGGCACGCACCTCGCGGTCGTGGTCGACGAGTACGGGGGCACCGCCGGCATCGTCACGATGGAGGACCTCATCGAGGAGATCGTGGGCGAGATCGACGACGAGTGGGACCCCGAGCCGCCCGAGCTGTCGGTGGCGCAGCCCTCGGGTGCGTTCGTGCTGTCCGGGGGGCTCCACCCGGACGAGGTGCGGGACGCCTGCGGGTTCGTGATGCCCGACGGCGAGTACGAGACCCTCGCCGGCTTCGTCCTGGACCGGCTCGGCCACCTGCCGGTGCCGGGCGAGTGGGTGGCGCACGACGGCTGGGAGATCGAGGTCGTCGAGCTCGACCGCCGCCGCATCGACCGGGTCCGGGTCGTGCCGCCGGCCCCGCTGCCCGACTCCGAGGACGTGCCCTGATGGACGTCCCGGCGCTCCTCCTCACCGTCGCCCTGCTCGCGCTCAACGGATGGTTCGTGGCCGTCGAGTTCGCCCTCATCACGGCCCGACGCACCAAGCTCGAACAGGACCGCCAGGCCGGCAGCCGCGCCGCCGGTGTGAGCATCGGGCTCATCGACGAGCTGTCGGTGCAGCTCGCCGGCGCGCAGCTGGGCGTGACCGTGGCGTCCCTGGTGTTGGGCTACGTGGCCGAGCCGGCGGTGTCGCACCTGATCGAGTCGGCCATCTCCACCTTCGTGACCCTGCCCGAGGGGGTGCTGCGGACCATCGGCTTCGTCACCGGCCTGTCGCTCGTCGTGCTCGCCCACATGGTGCTCGGAGAGATGGTGCCGAAGAACCTCACCCTCGCCGCGCCCGAGCGCACGCTGCGGCTGCTGGCCCTCCCCACCCGGGCCCTCACGACCGTCCTGCGCCCGGTCATCGCCTCCCTCAACGCGATGGCGAACGTCGGCGTGTGGCTGCTCCGGGTCGAGCGTCGCGACACCCTGTCGGACATCCACTCGGCGGCGGAGCTGGCCACCATGCTCGAGGCCTCGCGCGAGGAGGGGCTCATCGCCGACGATCAGCACGAGCTGCTGGCGAGTGCCCTGGACTTCGGTGCGGCGCCGGTGTCGACGGTGATGGTGCCCCGTGACCGGGTGGTGCACATCCGTCGGGGCCAGACCCCGGCCGAGATCGAGGAGGTGATCCGCAGCAGCGGGCACAGCCGGCTCCCGGTCGTCGGGCGCGACCTCGACGAGGTGGTCGGGTTCATCCACGCCAAAGACCTCCTGACCCTTCGCCCCGACGCCCGGGACCTCCCGCTCCCCGAACGCCTGCTGCGGACCGAGCTGGTCGAGCTGGACGAGGCCGGCACCGTCGAGGACGCCATGGTCGAGATGCGGCGGCGGCGCCGCCACCTGGGGATCGCCCGGGACCGAGCGGGCCACACCACCGGCCTCGTGACCCTCGAGGACCTCGTCGAGGAGCTCGTCGGCGACATCCGCGACGAGTCCGACCGAGACGAGCCCGACCGGGGCACCGACGCCGTCGAGCCGCCGGCCGGGGCCGGTGACGACGGCGACGGCGGGCCCCGATGACCAGCCGCAACGGTCAGGCACTGGGTAGCCTCTGGCGGGTGCGGATGGCGTCGAGACTCCTCGTGGCCGCCCTCCTGTCGGTGGGCAGCGTGGCCGTGGTGACGGACGCCTCTGCCTCCGACGTCGACGAGGCCCGTGCCCGTGCCGAGGCGACCATCCGCGAGCTGGACGAGGCGCAAGAGGACCTCGGTCGCCTGGAGCAGCGCGTCTCGGAGGTGGAGCACCGCCTCGAGGTGGCCTCGAACGGCATCGAGGGGCTCGAGGCCGAGGTGCAGGCCATCGCCGTGGACCAGTACATGCGGGCGGGCGAGCCGCCCGCGCTGGTGCCCCTCGACGCCGACGTGGGCGACCAGCTCCTCGGCAACGAGCTGGCCCGCTTCGTCACCGAGGGCGACACCGACGCCATCGACGCCTACGCCGGCCAGCGGGCCGATCTCGAGGACGCCGCCGCCGAGCTCGACGCGCTCCGGGCCGAGCAGGAAGGCGCCGTCGAGCGCCTCGAGCAGCGCAACCGTGACCTCCAGGCCGAGGTGGCCCGCCTCGAGGAGCTCGAACGGGCCCGCATCGAGGCCGAGCGCCGTCGCATGGAGGAGGAGCGCCGCCGCCGCGAGGCCGCCGAGGCCGCCGCCGCGGCGGCAGCTGCGGACGCCGCCGACGATGCCGCCGACGACGCCGACCCGACCACCCCCTCCAGCGGGGGACCGGCCCCCGCGCCTCCCTCGGGGGGAGGCGACTTCCTGTGTCCGGTGCCCGGCTCGACCTTCATCGACTCGTGGGGCGCCCCCCGTTCCGGAGGCCGCAGCCACCAGGGCGTCGACATGATGGCCTCGTCCGGGACGCCGATCTACGCCCCCGTGACCGGCAACGTCTCGCACCGCGGGGTGAGCCTCGGCGGGCTCTCGTTCTTCCTCTACGGCGACAACGGCAACACGTACTTCGGCACCCACCTCAGCGGGTACGCCGCCTCCGGGCACGTCGTGGCGGGCACCGTCATCGGCTACGTCGGCGCCACGGGCAACGCCAACGGCATCAACCACCTGCACTTCGAGATCTGGCCGGGTGGGGGCGCCCCGGTCAACCCGTACCCGACCGTTGCCGCGGCCTGCTGACGAGGCGCTGGCGACAGCGCTCGAACAGGTCCTCGTCGACGCGCTCGGCGGTGCGGCCCGGGTCGAGGGGCTCCATCGCCTCTCGGGTGGTGCCTCCCGGGAGACCTTCGCATTCGACGCCGTGCTCGCCGACGGCACCACCTGCCCCCTCGTGCTCCAGCGCGAACGCCCGGGCGGGGCCATCAACACCGGCGGGGGCACGAGTACCGAGGCGGGGCTGCTGCGGGCCGCGGCGGCGCAAGGCGTCCCCGTGCCGGCGGTCGTGGCCACCGGGCCCGCCGACCCCGCCAGGACGGGGGAGGGGGAGGGCGAGCCGCTCGGGGCCGCCTACCTCGTGGTCGAGCGGCTCGAGGGTGAGACCATCCCCCGGCGCATCCTGCGCGACGATCAGTACGCGGCCGCCCGCGAGGGGCTCGCCGCCCAGTGCGGGCGGGCCCTCGCCGGCATCCACGCCATCCCCGTCGAGGACGCCCCCGGCCTCCACGACCTCGACCAGATCACGCAGTTCCGAAACCTGCTCGACGCGTTGGGCGAGCCTCACCCCGCCTTCGAGCTGGCCTTCCGCTGGCTGGAGGCCAACCGCCCGCCCGTCGGGCCCACGCGGGTCGTCCACGGCGACTTCCGCAACGGCAACCTGATCGTCGGACCCGAGGGGCTGCGGGCCGTGCTCGACTGGGAGCTGGCCCACCTCGGCGACCCCATGGAGGACCTCGGCTGGCTGTGCGTCAAGGCGTGGCGCTTCGGTGGCACCCCGCCGGTGGGGGGCTTCGGCGAGTACGAGGATCTCTTCGCCGCCTACGCCGACGCGGCGGGCCTGGCCGGCGGCGTCGATGCCGACGTGGTCCGGTGGTGGGAGATCCTCAGCACCGTGAAGTGGGGCGTCATGTGCATCATCCAGGCGGCGTCGCACACGCGGCGGGTCTCACGGTCGGTGGAGCTGGCGGCCATCGGTCGGCGCACCTGTGAGAACGAGCACGACGTGCTGGCGCTGCTGCCATGAGGCCCACGGGAGCGGGCAGGGCCCGAGCGGCCCGGCGCCGGAGCAGCCAGGAGGGGGTGGAGTGACCGCACCGCACGACTCGCCCACCGCCGCCGAGCTCGTCGAGGCCGTTCGGGAGTTCCTCGAGAACGACGTCCTCGGAGCCACCGAGGGCCGGGTGCAGTTCCACACCCGCGTGGCCATCAACGTCCTCGGCCAGGTGCAGCGCGAGCTCGAGTCGGGGGCGGCCATGGCCGACGCCCACCACGACCGCCTCGCCGCGCTCGGCTTCGCCGACGACATCGAGCTGGCCGCGGCGATCCGCTCGGGGGCCCTCGACGACCGTTACGACGAGGTGAAGGCGGCGGTCTGGGCCACCGTGCGGGACAAGCTGGCCGTGGCCAACCCCCGCTACCTCGAGTCGTGATCGCGCACCGGCGGTCCGCGGCGCCGCACGCGGGGTAGAGGGGGACGATGCGGCGCCTGGTCGACGGCCCACCGGTGGCTGACGTGCTCGGGCCCTACCGCGAGGTAGACCGGGTTCGTGCCGAGGGGGGCTGCTGGGTGCTCGCGAACATGGTCGGCGGGCTCGACGGGAGCGCGGCCGTGGGTGGTCGCGTCGGCGCCCTCACCGGGGGCGCGGACGCCGTGCTGTTCCGGCGCCTGCGCGCCCTGGCCGACGTGGTGCTCGTCGGCGCCCAGACGGTGCGGGCGGAGGGCTACGGCCCCGTGCGCCTCCCGGACGACCTGCGCGCCGAGCGCGAGGCGGCCGGGCGGCCGCCGGTGCCGCCGGTGGCGGTGGTGAGCCGGACGCTGCGGCTGGACTGGGAGAGCCCGTTGTTCACCGAGGCGGACGCTGCCAGTCCGACCTTCGTGGTGACCGGACCCGGTTCGGCGGAGGGGCCGGACGCACCGGCGGCCCGCCGAGGTGCGGAGCTCGTCGTGGTGGATCCCCCGGTGGACGCTCCCGACGCCGGCGTCTCGGTCCCGGGCATGCTCGCCGCCCTCGCCGATCGCGGCCACGAGGTCGTGTTGTGCGAGGGCGGCCCCACCCTCCTCGGCGAGCTCGTCGCCGCCGGCCGTCTCGACGAGCTGTGCCTCACCGTCGCCCCCGTCATCGGGGGAGACCCGCTGCCGGTGGTCACGACCGTCCCGGGCGCGTCCCTGCGGTCGTTCACGCTCGGCCACGTGGCGACCGATGAAGGCTCCCTGTTCCTGCGCTACGAGGCGAACCGCGATGGACGCTGATCCCGCCGAGACGACCACCGACGACTCGGTCGCCGAGGACTTCGACGAGCTCATGGCCCAGGTCGCCACGGCCATGGTGATCGTGACCGTCGCGGTCGACGGCGAAGCCTCCGGTTGCCTCGTGGGCTTCCACACCCAGTGCAGCATCAACCCCCGCCGCTACGCGATCTGGCTGTCGAAGGCGAACCACACCTACGAACTGGCCCTGCGGGCCCACACCTTCGCCGTGCACTTCCTCGACGACGGCGACGAGCAACTGGCGGCCCTCTTCGGCGGGCTGACCGGTGACGAGGTCGACAAGTTCGGGCGGACGGGCTGGGCCCCGGGCCCGGACGGGGTGCCGCTCCTCGACGACTGCGCCCACCGCCTCGTCCTCGCCCGCCACGCCCTCTTCGACGCGGGCGAGGACCACGTCTGCCTGGTGGGGGACCCGGTCGCCGCCACCAGCGCCGAAGACTTCATCCCCCTGCGCCTCCCGGACGTCGACGACATCGAGCCCGGCCACGAGGCCGAGGAGGAACGCCACGAGGGCTGAGGTGGGGCAACGGGAGGCGCCGGACGCCGGCGACGCGGGGTCGGTGCCGGGGTCAGGCCCCGATGGCGTGGTAGCCGCCGTCCACGTGCACGATCTCGCCGGTCGTGGCGGGGAACCAGTCCGAGAGCAGCGCCACGCACGCCTTGGCCACCGCCGAGCTGTCGGTCACGTCCCAGCCGAGCGGGGCGCGGGCGTCCCACACGTCCTCGAAGGCCGAGAAGCCGGGGATGGAACGGGCCGCGAGGGTCTTGATGGGGCCTGCGGCGACGAGGTTGACGCGGATCTGGCGCTCGCCGAGGTCGCGGGCGAGGTAGCGCGAGGTGGACTCGAGCGCGGCCTTGGCCACGCCCATCCAGTCGTACGCGGGCCAGGCCACCCGGGCGTCGAAGTCGAGGCCCACGATCGAGCCACCCCCCGCCATCAGGGGCACGACCGCGTCCGCGACGGCCCGGAGCGAGTAGGCGGACACTTGCACCGCGACCGAGACGTCGGCCCAGGTGGTGTCGAGGAACTGGCCGCCGAGGCAGGCCTCGGGGGCGAAGCCGATGGCGTGCAGGGCGCCGTCGACCTCGCCCCACCGCTCGGCGAGGGCGTCGCGCACCGCCGCCGGGTGGGTGTCGTCGGTCACGTCGAGCTCGAGGACGTCGGCCTCGTTCGGCAGCTTCCGGGCGGTGCGCTGAGTGAGGCGCATCCCGCGCCCGGCGCCGGTGAGGACGACCTCTGCGCCCTCCTCCTGGGCGAGCCTGGCCACCCCGAACGCGAGGGAGGCGTCGGTGAGCACGCCGGTGATCAGGAGACGCTTGCCGTCGAGGAGGCCCATGGCCGAGACAGTACGGCGCACGGCGGATGCGCGTGTCGGGAGAGGCCACCGATAACCTCACCGCCGTGAAGATCGGAGTGTTGGGAGGAACCGGCCCGGCCGGTCGGGCGATGGCTGCCCGGCTCGCCTCGGGTGGGTTCGATGTCGTCATCGGGTCGCGTTCGCGCTACCGGGCCATGGAGGAGCGGGACCGCCTGCTCGAGCGGTGGCCCGAACGCAACCTGTCGGTGGATTCCGAGGACAACGAGGGTGCGGCGGCCGCAGACGTCGTGGTCATCGCCACCCCGTGGGACGCCGCCGCGTCGACCGCGGCATCGGTGTCACGCCAGCTCCGCGGGAAGGTCGTGATCTCGATGGCCAACGCGCTCGCGAAGGTCGGCCACGAGTTCCAGCCACTTGTGCCGCCCCGCGGGTCGGTCGCGGCGAGCGTGCAGGCCGCGGTCCCGAAGTCGCTGGTCGCCGCCGCGTTCCACCACGTGCCCGCCAAGGAGCTGGGCGACCTCGACCACCCGGTCGAGAGCGACGTCCTCATCTGCTCCGACCACCCGTCGGCCACCGAGACGACGGCCGAGATCGTGCGCAAGCTCGCCGACATGCGCCCTCTGGACGCCGGAGAGCTCTCGAACGCGGCGCCCATCGAGGCCTTCGCCGCCGTGCTGCTCCAGCTCAACGTGCGCTACAAGACCCGCGCCGCGGTGAAGTTCACCGGCATCGACGAGTGACCACGCCGGGGGGCGAGCCGCCTCTGCGGCTGTACGACACGGCACGGCGCGAGGTCGTCGACTTCGCCCCGGGGCCCATCGTCACCATGTACACGTGCGGCATCACGCCGTACGACTCCTCCCACCTCGGCCACGCCGCGGTCTACCTGGCCTACGACGTCCTCCAGCGACGGCTCCGCGACCGGGGTCACGAGACCCGCTGCGTCCGCAACGTCACCGACGTGGACGACGACATCTTGCGCAAGGCCCGCGAGCTCGGCGTCCACTACCTCGACCTCGCCGCCGCCGAGATGACCAAGTTCGACGCCGACATGGACGCCCTCGGCATCGTGCCCTGCTGGAGCGAGCCGCGGGCGACCTCCGCCATCGCCGACATCCGTGGATTCATCGGCATGGTCCTCGACCAGGGCTACGCCTACGAGTCCGGCGGGGCCGTGTACTTCGACGTCGGCTCGTTCCCGCGGTTCGGCCAGATCAGTCACCTGTCACGCGAAGAGATGCTGGCGCTGGCGGCCGAGCGGGGCGGCAACCCGGACGACCCCAACAAGCGCGACCCCCTCGACTTCATCCTGTGGCAGCCCTCGGCCGAGGACGAGCCCGCGTGGGAGTCGCTCTGGGGCCCCGGTCGTCCCGGCTGGCACATCGAGTGCTCTGCGTTGGCCCTGCGCGAGCTCGACACCACCATCGACCTGCACGGCGGGGGAGCGGACCTGATCTTCCCCCACCA contains:
- a CDS encoding cysteine--tRNA ligase — protein: MRLYDTARREVVDFAPGPIVTMYTCGITPYDSSHLGHAAVYLAYDVLQRRLRDRGHETRCVRNVTDVDDDILRKARELGVHYLDLAAAEMTKFDADMDALGIVPCWSEPRATSAIADIRGFIGMVLDQGYAYESGGAVYFDVGSFPRFGQISHLSREEMLALAAERGGNPDDPNKRDPLDFILWQPSAEDEPAWESLWGPGRPGWHIECSALALRELDTTIDLHGGGADLIFPHHECEAAQSEAATGQPFVRHWMHQAMVRMDGEKMSKSLGNLVFVHDLLEDYDARAIRLAVVAHHYRDSWEWNEALMPASAARLERWLAAGAGDGALSEVRAALDDDLDTPTAVAAIDAAAAAGVGVSSAAALLGVHLTG